One genomic segment of Acidimicrobiales bacterium includes these proteins:
- a CDS encoding metal-dependent hydrolase translates to MSFEDSLQDLPRHFADDGDLILSHVAAALSAVFPDGEDFFVRSVRHFRDEVSDRALKRQVAGFIGQEAMHGREHRALNDRLDALGYPTKVVERLVERGLKIRERVMTPKSNLAATAALEHFTATLAELLLTSTETRDQFGHEGVKDLFLWHALEESEHKAVAFDVYKAVGGSELTRVLTMKLLRFGFVVGMSAQIAASLLGDRATYRPGNLRRSWRRFRRSPLLSRELWEQLRDYDRPDFHPDDRDTTGLVERWRTELFGSDGTLNDKLVANAG, encoded by the coding sequence ATGTCGTTCGAGGACTCGCTGCAGGATCTGCCCCGGCACTTCGCCGACGACGGAGACCTCATCCTCAGCCACGTTGCCGCCGCGCTGTCAGCGGTGTTTCCGGATGGCGAGGACTTCTTCGTGCGGTCCGTTCGCCACTTCCGCGACGAGGTCAGTGACCGGGCGCTGAAGCGCCAGGTCGCCGGCTTCATCGGCCAGGAGGCGATGCACGGGCGAGAGCACCGCGCCCTGAACGACCGCCTCGATGCCCTCGGCTACCCGACGAAGGTGGTCGAGCGCCTCGTCGAGCGTGGGCTCAAGATCCGCGAGCGGGTGATGACGCCGAAGTCGAACCTGGCCGCAACGGCAGCACTCGAGCACTTCACCGCCACCCTCGCCGAGCTGCTCCTCACCAGCACCGAGACCCGTGACCAGTTCGGTCACGAAGGAGTCAAGGACCTCTTCCTGTGGCACGCCCTCGAGGAGTCCGAGCACAAGGCGGTCGCCTTCGACGTGTACAAGGCGGTCGGAGGCAGCGAGCTCACGAGGGTGCTGACGATGAAGCTGTTGCGCTTCGGCTTCGTCGTCGGCATGTCCGCCCAGATCGCGGCGTCGCTTCTCGGCGACCGCGCCACGTACCGACCAGGCAACCTTCGCCGCAGCTGGCGGCGGTTCAGGCGCTCGCCGCTGCTGTCCCGCGAGCTCTGGGAGCAGCTGCGCGACTACGACCGACCGGACTTCCATCCTGACGACCGCGATACGACAGGGCTGGTCGAGCGCTGGCGGACGGAGCTGTTCGGCAGCGACGGGACCCTGAACGACAAGCTCGTCGCCAACGCGGGCTGA
- a CDS encoding TetR/AcrR family transcriptional regulator, with the protein MAIDDLEAPPTKGERTRQAVIDAAIARFGRDGYRATSVADIARDASVGGTVAYAYFPNKEALFLAAVDEDAAGVIREGASSFIEEVEPRDWRETLILTLLDAVERHPLAERLLAGLEPEVTARVLETPALADLRKACAERLRAEQVNGTMRPELDPVRIANGLVSIVLSVLMSVVQVGGETVRTYGADVAAVLEAAVGMPQALDSALRS; encoded by the coding sequence ATGGCAATCGACGATCTGGAGGCGCCCCCGACGAAGGGGGAACGGACCCGGCAGGCGGTCATCGACGCCGCCATCGCCCGCTTCGGACGCGACGGCTACCGGGCGACGTCGGTCGCCGACATCGCTCGCGACGCCTCGGTGGGGGGGACCGTGGCCTATGCCTACTTCCCCAACAAGGAGGCGCTGTTCCTCGCCGCCGTCGACGAGGACGCCGCCGGCGTGATCCGGGAGGGTGCGTCGAGCTTCATCGAGGAGGTGGAGCCGAGGGACTGGCGGGAGACCCTGATCCTCACGCTGCTCGATGCGGTCGAACGCCATCCGCTCGCAGAACGCCTGCTTGCAGGCCTCGAGCCCGAGGTGACCGCCCGCGTGCTCGAGACGCCGGCGCTCGCCGATCTCCGCAAGGCCTGTGCCGAGCGGCTGCGAGCTGAGCAGGTCAACGGGACCATGCGCCCCGAGCTCGACCCCGTCAGGATCGCCAACGGGCTGGTCAGCATCGTCCTGTCCGTGCTCATGTCCGTCGTACAGGTCGGCGGGGAGACTGTTCGTACGTACGGAGCCGACGTCGCCGCTGTGCTCGAGGCCGCTGTGGGCATGCCGCAGGCACTCGACTCGGCCCTGCGTTCGTAG